The following proteins are co-located in the Tetrapisispora phaffii CBS 4417 chromosome 4, complete genome genome:
- the COG2 gene encoding Golgi transport complex subunit COG2 (similar to Saccharomyces cerevisiae COG2 (YGR120C); ancestral locus Anc_3.472) produces MEDFELPIAAEINRDLFSDEIEVYKNDIESFDVDKFLMKNNLQYIQLDSLIRSVDDLSRDVIQNLSAELINKYTDYTKFCLTYAIDGDKLNNNESLAELEKTKTNLYEFISQLELLIAKDIPRTKEVISDTTSYLSKVNEIEQILVNHIRLNKTLARSKELSDALHHLCGSDVLDEPVILELMKQLNKLVLQTFAMLRELDDLDSPYIRHLRNDYQSLIQTFQISMKILVEKCISDPDNYTNLATELVLIMKQTQQLTDAPSQE; encoded by the coding sequence ATGGAGGATTTTGAATTGCCAATTGCTGCTGAGATAAATAGGGACCTGTTTTCTGATGAGATCGAGGTTTACAAGAACGATATTGAGTCATTTGATGTTGATAAGTTCCTGATGAAAAACAATCTTCAATACATCCAGCTCGACTCATTGATTAGGAGTGTCGACGATTTATCGAGAGATGTCATCCAGAACCTGTCCGCTGAGTTGATAAACAAGTATACCGATTACACCAAGTTTTGTTTGACATATGCGATCGATGGGGACAAGCTTAACAATAACGAAAGTTTGGCTGAATTGGAAAAGACAAAGACCAATTTGTACGAGTTCATTTCCCAATTGGAACTACTGATCGCCAAGGATATACCTAGAACTAAGGAGGTCATATCAGATACCACCAGCTATCTAAGCAAGGTAAATGAGATTGAACAGATACTAGTCAACCACATCAGGTTGAACAAGACGCTGGCAAGATCAAAAGAATTGAGTGATGCGTTGCACCATCTCTGTGGGAGCGACGTACTCGACGAGCCAGTAATTCTAGAGCTAATGAAACAACTGAACAAGCTAGTGCTGCAGACGTTCGCAATGCTACGTGAGCTCGACGATCTGGACTCGCCATATATCCGCCATCTAAGAAATGATTACCAGTCCCTTATACAGACGTTCCAGATCTCGATGAAGATTTTAGTAGAGAAGTGCATCTCAGACCCAGATAATTATACGAACTTGGCAACTGAACTTGTGCTGATAATGAAACAAACACAACAGCTAACAGACGCACCTTCCCAAGAATAA
- the CTF4 gene encoding chromatin-binding protein CTF4 (similar to Saccharomyces cerevisiae CTF4 (YPR135W); ancestral locus Anc_3.473), which yields MTPKIVVKDIFDYGGKTLISLVSDNDTVIVANKKGMVKVLKADKPEQEPEVIEIAQGLTSVHGDTNGTLILTNIEGNAFRYTIQTGKEQLLTRSSLPLHDSAIVHSGRITVIGGDDLELSLINLENAGDSFQKETFKVDEQVSQLSCNSKTNILAVSFVNGKVQFFSLNTAIPNKVHELSDYIPAVTYDLTFKDPLLENILGNDKDEDTDGSDDEDEKISDSEFCDDNRICTRTAWSPSGLLFALPCKDKTIKMFSIKNYELVKTLTTPDNVSVYFIDLQFDCQYGNYIAAADLNNKIFVWKCDTGELIYSNAFKKQLTNISWRLQEDGTKLQLIAGTWSGSIITIKDLAKTSEEAQTEGAKNSNLFVNSDISESENETEENQKDGANIDDLDDKENLFTQEVDEEENTKRKVPYDDEEDFIEDDDGAGYVIPNKRHHFSSTHGGNATPVAYSSGRPKPFQYTTISPGSTPFGSLDRRYLTMNTVGYVVTVRNNEQNSITISFFDLSRFTETHFEDLFGYDICSLNENATLFAQSKSGQIHYRPHSAMHSNWTKVLPLQRDEKITSVAATNKRVYIGTSFGYLRTFNIFGVPLAVEKVTPIVSLVANEFRIFIVHYSPFNGVSYSLYEQGPQSSKYFQRESPLPIFVPQSGLGSSGRSNDLFTSFNPLGIKSMFFNIYGDPCIFGSDNLLMVLSKWRSTMEARWVPLLDANIEIWKMSGGKETSDVSVWPLGLTYDVLNCILVKGKNFWPGFPLPLPSELGVRVPILVKSKVLQETKNKKKLQSEAEVAMSDDETKETNEELEIPVNMAAEEEYIRSKVLSSLLSDTLENDGELYGNENEVLTSLVGTQDKSLLRLFADACSEQNSDKAMSIVFELKQDRALNAAVKISERAEMLGLVRRINAIREAKFEEQMNSIE from the coding sequence ATGACACCAAAAATTGTGGTTAAAGATATCTTCGATTATGGTGGGAAGACATTGATTTCATTGGTCTCCGACAATGATACGGTAATTGTTGCCAATAAGAAAGGTATGGTCAAAGTTTTGAAAGCAGACAAGCCGGAACAGGAGCCAGAAGTCATCGAGATTGCGCAAGGTTTAACTTCGGTACATGGCGACACTAATGGCACTCTTATACTTACAAATATCGAAGGTAATGCTTTTAGGTACACTATACAAACAGGTAAAGAGCAGTTACTTACTAGATCTTCTTTGCCGTTGCATGATTCTGCTATTGTTCACTCAGGAAGAATAACGGTAATTGGTGGTGATGACTTAGAGTTGTCcttaataaatttagaGAATGCAGGGGACAGTTTCCAGAAGGAAACTTTTAAAGTCGACGAACAAGTGTCGCAGTTGTCATGCAACTCTAAGACAAACATATTAGCAGTTTCCTTCGTTAATGGAAAAGTGCAATTTTTCTCATTAAACACTGCAATCCCAAATAAAGTACATGAGTTATCGGATTATATTCCAGCGGTTACATATGATCTTACCTTTAAAGATCCcttattagaaaatatattaggCAATGACAAAGATGAAGATACTGACGGATCAGATGATGAGGATGAGAAAATATCAGATTCTGAATTCTGTGATGACAATAGAATTTGTACTAGAACAGCATGGAGTCCAAGCGGTCTACTTTTTGCATTGCCTTGTAAGGATAAGACAATTAAGATGTTTAGCATCAAGAATTACGAGTTAGTGAAAACGCTTACCACACCTGATAATGTGTCAGTATACTTTATAGATTTACAATTCGATTGTCAATACGGTAACTACATCGCAGCCGCAGACcttaacaataaaatttttgtttggAAATGTGACACAGGTGAACTAATATACAGTAATGCATTTAAGAAACAACTAACTAATATTTCATGGAGACTGCAAGAAGATGGTACAAAGCTGCAATTGATCGCAGGCACTTGGTCAGGTTCGATTATCACAATCAAAGATCTCGCCAAAACCAGTGAAGAAGCTCAAACGGAGGGTGCAAAGAACTCAAATTTGTTTGTTAATTCTGATATTTCTGAGTCTGAAAATGAAACTgaagaaaatcaaaaagATGGTGCTAATATCGACGATTTAGATGATAAggaaaatttatttactcAAGAAGTAGacgaagaagaaaacaCTAAACGTAAAGTCCCatatgatgatgaagaagacTTCATTGAGGATGACGACGGTGCCGGGTATGTCATTCCAAATAAAAGACATCATTTTTCATCTACTCATGGCGGAAATGCTACTCCAGTCGCATATTCTTCTGGTAGGCCAAAACCATTTCAATACACTACTATATCACCTGGTTCCACTCCATTTGGCTCTTTAGATAGAAGATATTTGACTATGAATACAGTCGGATACGTAGTGACGGTTCGTAataatgaacaaaataGTATTACAATCTCATTTTTTGACTTGAGTAGATTCACTGAAACTCATTTTGAGGATTTATTCGGTTATGATATTTGTTCgttaaatgaaaatgcCACTCTATTTGCGCAATCTAAATCAGGTCAAATTCATTACCGTCCACATAGTGCCATGCATTCCAACTGGACTAAAGTATTGCCATTGCAGAGGGATGAAAAAATAACCAGTGTTGCAGCCACTAATAAAAGAGTATATATTGGTACTTCATTTGGTTACCTAAGAACGTTTAATATTTTCGGTGTTCCTTTAGCCGTCGAAAAAGTCACACCAATAGTTTCTTTAGTAGCTAATGAatttagaatatttattgttcATTACTCACCTTTTAATGGAGTCTCGTACTCGCTGTACGAACAAGGGCCACAATCGTCAAAATACTTCCAAAGAGAAAGTCCCTTACCTATATTTGTGCCTCAATCTGGATTAGGCTCAAGTGGAAGAAGCAATGATTTGTTTACTTCATTTAATCCATTAGGTATAAAATCTATGttcttcaatatatatGGTGATCCTTGCATTTTTGGCTCAGATAATTTACTGATGGTTTTATCTAAATGGAGATCAACAATGGAGGCTAGATGGGTACCGTTGCTAGATGCAAATATAGAAATATGGAAGATGTCAGGAGGTAAAGAGACATCGGATGTTAGTGTCTGGCCTCTGGGTTTAACGTATGATGTTTTAAATTGTATATTAGTTAAAGGTAAAAACTTTTGGCCAGGTTTCCCATTACCTCTACCCTCGGAACTAGGTGTCAGAGTTCCAATATTAGTTAAGAGTAAAGTATTACAAGAAACcaaaaacaagaaaaaacTTCAATCTGAAGCAGAGGTAGCAATGTCTGACGATGAAACCAAAGAAACtaatgaagaattagaaattcCTGTGAATATGGCAGCCgaagaagaatatattcGTTCAAAAGTGTTATCATCGTTATTATCAGATACATTAGAGAATGATGGTGAACTATACGGTAACGAAAACGAAGTTCTCACTAGTCTTGTTGGTACTCAAGACAAATCTTTATTGAGATTATTTGCCGATGCATGTTCAGAACAAAACTCGGATAAAGCAATGTCGattgtatttgaattaaaacAAGACAGAGCATTGAATGCGGCTGTTAAGATTTCAGAAAGAGCAGAGATGTTGGGGTTGGTAAGAAGAATCAATGCCATTAGGGAAGCTaaatttgaagaacaaATGAACAGCATTGAATAA
- the RRP9 gene encoding ribosomal RNA-processing protein RRP9 (similar to Saccharomyces cerevisiae RRP9 (YPR137W); ancestral locus Anc_3.474) — protein MERAESANKRKRSREERTPPNKNDEDITDPSSDEGSSMGEDEAVDGSNDEELRSDEEFEEENPADKRRRLAKQYLENLKTEANDIVTKSVQDDTSDKYTQIDDYNNFNAEDLDREIIATRLKQDVAEQQGRVYRFIADKLLISEAKTSFTRVGENGLTSLSCHQPIANRFELNDRIVNNKNANKIFAYTVSKDLQLTKYDISDFTQRPKKLNNVRGGKKFVPESNLGFENTTEGHYDEILTVAASSDGRYVVTGGKDKKLIVWSTESLAPVKVIPTKSNKGEVMSIIFRKGTDQLYAACADFKVRTYSINQFSQLETLYGHHDLVIDISALSLERCVTVGARDRTAMLWKIPDETRLTFRGGEDTNKLFKKWMNQNATEKQDGTIEYPDESEAPVFYGEGSIDVVSMIDDSHFVTGSDNGNLCLWSLAKKKPLFIERAAHGILPIPDDKQVSGEASEEIRKAQMQNNKITKPYWITSVHAIPYSNIFISGSWNGSLKVWKLNENLREFSLLGELNNCKGVVTKIQAVESGKHGRETFRILATVAKEHKLGRWIDHVPGARNGIYSATVEQTSF, from the coding sequence ATGGAGAGAGCTGAATCTGCTAACAAGCGTAAGAGATCGAGAGAGGAGAGAACTCCACCTAATAAGAATGATGAGGATATCACGGACCCTTCTTCTGATGAGGGAAGTTCAATGGGTGAGGATGAGGCTGTAGATGGTTCAAATGACGAGGAGCTGAGATCGgatgaagaatttgaagaagaaaatccAGCCGATAAACGTAGAAGATTGGCTAAACAATATTTGgagaatttgaaaacagAAGCAAATGATATTGTCACGAAGTCAGTACAAGATGACACAAGTGATAAATACACACAAATTGACgattataataactttaatGCAGAAGATTTAGACAGAGAGATTATTGCTACTAGATTAAAACAAGATGTCGCTGAACAACAAGGTCGTGTTTATAGATTCATTGCTGATAAATTGTTGATTTCTGAAGCTAAAACGTCATTTACCAGAGTAGGGGAAAATGGGTTGACTAGTTTAAGTTGTCACCAGCCAATTGCTAATAGATTTGAGCTTAATGATCGTATTGTTAACAATAAGAAtgctaataaaatattcgCGTATACTGTCAGTAAAGATCTACAATTAACTAAGTATGATATATCTGATTTTACACAAAGACcaaaaaagttaaataatGTTAGAGGTGGTAAAAAATTTGTTCCCGAAAGTAATCTTGGTTTCGAAAATACCACTGAAGGTCATTatgatgaaatattaacCGTTGCAGCCTCGTCTGATGGTAGATATGTGGTAACAGGTGGCAAAGATAAAAAACTAATTGTTTGGAGCACTGAATCATTAGCCCCAGTCAAAGTCATTCCAACAAAGTCCAATAAAGGTGAAGTAATGTCTATCATATTTAGAAAAGGTACCGATCAATTATACGCTGCATGTGCAGATTTTAAAGTTAGAACATACTCtataaatcaattttcTCAACTAGAAACTTTATATGGTCATCATGATTTAGtaattgatatttctgCTTTGAGTTTAGAAAGATGTGTTACCGTGGGTGCTCGTGATAGAACTGCTATGCTTTGGAAAATTCCTGATGAAACCAGACTAACATTCAGAGGTGGTGAAGAtactaataaattattcaaaaaatggaTGAACCAAAATGCAACTGAAAAACAAGATGGTACCATAGAGTATCCGGATGAATCAGAAGCTCCAGTCTTTTATGGTGAGGGTAGTATTGACGTGGTATCTATGATTGATGACTCTCATTTCGTAACAGGCTCAGACAATGGTAACTTATGTCTATGGTCATTAGCAAAGAAAAAACCATTATTTATAGAAAGAGCTGCACATGGTATTCTTCCAATTCCAGACGATAAACAGGTCTCAGGTGAGGCTAGTGAAGAAATCAGAAAAGCACAAATgcaaaataacaaaataacAAAACCATATTGGATTACTTCGGTCCATGCCATTccatattcaaatatattcatttctGGTTCTTGGAATGGATCTTTGAAAGTTTggaaattaaatgaaaactTGAGAGAATTTTCATTACTTGgtgaattgaataattgtAAAGGTGTAGTGACGAAAATACAAGCAGTAGAAAGTGGAAAGCATGGTAGAGAAACCTTCCGTATTCTAGCAACAGTTGCCAAGGAACACAAATTAGGTAGATGGATAGATCATGTTCCAGGAGCCAGAAACGGTATTTATTCCGCTACAGTTGAACAGACGtcattttaa